Within Spartobacteria bacterium, the genomic segment AGAACGACTGATGTTTCTTCGATCATTTCGCCTGAAAATCGGACTGCTCTGCGTATTGCTTGCGGGACTGCTATTAACGGGATTCGTCTTTTTTGCCTCAGCGCTGCTTAACCGTGCAGGTATTCGGCGCATCGACAACGAATTGCGCACGCTGGCCGACGCCCAAATACGCCGTACACATCCGCCGGATCACTGGCCTCGCCTCGACCTTTCATTGCCGACCATTTACGGCACCGATACCGTTAAGAAACTTTTCTTTCAGGTTAATCGTGCGGATGGAGCCCCGATCTATATTGCGACCAATATCCCTGCTCACTGGCCATCCGACACGCTGCCACTTTCGCTCGTCGGTGCAGCGCAAACCACCTTTCAGAGCGAACCACCCCCCGCAGAACAACCTCCACACAGGCCGCCACGTTTTCGTGATAGACCCATGCCAGGAAGCATGCCGCTAAGAACAGCCATGACTCTACGCGGTCCTGTCTTCGCTACCATCCATATTGCCGGTGCAGCCGACTGGCGTGCGATGACTATTGCCAACGACGCCTATCAGCTCAGCCTTGCCATGAATCTGCAGGAGCATCAGCGCGAAATTGCGTCCTTTCGTAATGCGTTTATCCTGACTGCTCCTTTTGTACTGCTGTTGCTCATCGGAGGGGGTTGGCTTATCGGTCAACTGGCGCTGCGCCCCGTTAACATCATATCAAAAACGATGGCATCCATCACCGCCCGAAAACTCGACCAGCGCATTCCCGACACCAAAGCCGATGCCGAATTTCTGCAATTGATCCAACTCATCAACAACATGCTGCAACGACTGGAAACCAGCTTCCATCAGGCCGGGCGTTTCAGCGCCGATGCCGCGCACGAACTCAAAACGCCTTTGGCCATTCTGCAGGCCCGCATGGAACAGGGGC encodes:
- a CDS encoding HAMP domain-containing protein, with protein sequence MFLRSFRLKIGLLCVLLAGLLLTGFVFFASALLNRAGIRRIDNELRTLADAQIRRTHPPDHWPRLDLSLPTIYGTDTVKKLFFQVNRADGAPIYIATNIPAHWPSDTLPLSLVGAAQTTFQSEPPPAEQPPHRPPRFRDRPMPGSMPLRTAMTLRGPVFATIHIAGAADWRAMTIANDAYQLSLAMNLQEHQREIASFRNAFILTAPFVLLLLIGGGWLIGQLALRPVNIISKTMASITARKLDQRIPDTKADAEFLQLIQLINNMLQRLETSFHQAGRFSADAAHELKTPLAILQARMEQGLQHAPDQSQTQQEYALQLEEVQRIHSILRKLLLLSQADAGRVPLSPESINFTELLRNTIEDIQMLAPDRPTSLDTTDDIFVTADPDLLTQLLQNLVSNAIKFGSPESPITLSLHSKNGKLIFTITNIGSPIAPSDQPHLFDRFYRCDPSRTRVVEGYGLGLSLARELARAHHGELKLLHSDTDSTTFELSLPVA